GCTACCtatttgttcctcaacttcttaaTTTGACGATCAAGGATTTCCACCAcaacctcttcataggaaatGTTCTCACCCACACCTAACCCTTCAATAGGGAGAATAGACTCGAGGTCaccaatacacttcttaagcatggagacATGAAATACCGAATGAACCAaagctagttcactaggtaaTTTCAATTCATAAGCAACCTTCCAGACTCGTTGCAACAtctcatagggacccacataccAGAAACTTAGCTTCCCCTTCTTaccgaatctcatcacccctttcataggtgaaatcttcaagtaCACCTTATCACACACTTCAAATTCAATGTCTCTTCTCCTATTGTCGGTATAAGACTTTTTCCGACTATAGGTTTTATTCAATCTATTCCTTATCacatgaactttctccaaagcttCATAGACTACTTCGGGACCAAGGAGTGAAGACTCACCAAGCTTAAACCACCCAATCCGAGACCTACGTCTCCTACCATAGAGTGCTTCAAAAGGATCCATGACAATActgtagctattattataggataACTCAATCAATGGAAGTGATTGTCCTAACTTCCCTTTAAATAAATTACACAAGCTATTAACATATCTTCTAGGTTTTGAATTGTACGTTCCATTTGACCATCCTGTTTGAGGACGAAAAGAATTTCTAAgcttcacttgagtacctaaccctttttgaaaagacctccaaaaaCTAGAAGTGAATTGAACACCTCTATACgatatgatggacaaagggaTCCCATGAAGGCTCACAATCTTCT
The DNA window shown above is from Solanum lycopersicum chromosome 11, SLM_r2.1 and carries:
- the LOC101266788 gene encoding uncharacterized protein, coding for MDPFEALYGRRRRSRIGWFKLGESSLLGPEVVYEALEKVHVIRNRLNKTYSRKKSYTDNRRRDIEFEVCDKVYLKISPMKGVMRFGKKGKLSFWYVGPYEMLQRVWKVAYELKLPSELALVHSVFHVSMLKKCIGDLESILPIEGLGVGENISYEEVVVEILDRQIKKLRNK